The Helianthus annuus cultivar XRQ/B chromosome 16, HanXRQr2.0-SUNRISE, whole genome shotgun sequence genome includes a window with the following:
- the LOC110915467 gene encoding INO80 complex subunit D: MSDSTARTAATSPSAMAAATELVDEDLFLSKSELLARDEVLKRRSRRLKQLARVYKDHYWCMMEELKLKYRKYYWEYGKSPYQENNESVVEIEGKNGDDSELGLGLEGVGGELTRCAVHGCKTKAMALTKFCHAHILSDSKQKLYMGCSYVIKSSQAGPIICGKPILKCTVPSLCTPHFQKAEKHVARALKKAGLNTSSTSKLAPKFHVIIAEYVRQIQSNRRIIEKEIKENLEVKEEDISI, translated from the exons ATGTCTGATTCCACCGCAAGAACCGCCGCCACGTCACCATCCGCCATGGCGGCAGCCACCGAGCTCGTCGACGAAGACTTGTTTCTCTCCAAATCCGAACTATTAGCTCGCGATGAAGTGCTGAAACGAAGATCTCGTAGATTGAAGCAGCTAGCTAGGGTTTATAAAGATCATTACTGGTGTATGATGGAGGAACTGAAATTGAAGTACAGGAAGTATTATTGGGAGTATGGCAAGAGTCCGTACCAGGAGAATAATGAATCGGTTGTTGAAATTGAAGGTAAGAATGGTGATGATTCGGAGTTAGGGTTAGGGTTAGAGGGTGTTGGTGGTGAGTTGACTCGGTGTGCTGTTCATGGATGTAAAACCAAGGCTATGGCGTTGACTAAGTTTTGTCATGCTCATATATTGTCTGATTCTAAACAGAAGCTTTACATGGGTTGCAGTTATGTGATCAAAAG CTCACAAGCCGGACCTATAATTTGTGGGAAACCAATACTTAAATGCACGGTTCCATCTCTGTGTACCCCTCATTTCCAAAAGGCGGAAAAACATGTTGCAAGGGCTTTAAAAAAAGCAGGTTTAAATACATCCTCTACGAGTAAGCTTGCTCCGAAATTTCATGTCATAATTGCGGAATATGTTCGCCAGATTCAAAGTAATAGAAGAATTATTgaaaaagaaattaaagaaaATCTTGAAGTTAAAGAAGAAGATATCAGCATCTGA